CTGTCTTAGATCTGACAAAGTTGAGAAAACTATGGATGACCTACAAAAATTTATCAAAGAATTTGATAAGCTCGGAGATAAAATCGGCAAGTTAGCCGATAAACCAGAGAAGTTTTTTAAAAAGCTAGATAAGATATTTGATAAGAATGCTTATCTGAAACTAAACCCTGATGTCAAACAAGCCGTTGAAGCAGGCTTACTGACAGCAGAAGAACACTTTTTACTCTATGGAATTTATGAAAATCGGGAATGCAGTTATATCTTCAATGTTCGTCAATACTTACAACTGAACGTAAATATAAAGATTGCTGTTGAGCAAGAAGGGTTGAGTGCTGTTGAACACTTTGTCGATCTTGGACAAAGCCAAAACCTCCCCTGGAATCCTCTATTTAATATTAATGACTACCTCACACTGAATCCTGATGTTGAGCAAGCTGTTCAAGAGGGCTTAACGAATGCGACTGAACATTTCTTGGATGCTGGAATTGAAGAACAACGTCATTTTAATTTTGTCTTCAATCCCCAAGATTATTTAGCACTCAATCCTGATGTTGAGGTACAAGTTCAACAGGGTTTAATTAACCCCATTAAACACTTTTTTGATTTTGGTCAATTTGAAAAGCGAGAATGTAATAAATCTTTTTTCAATGTCAAGCATTATCTAGCAGCAAATCCAGATGTTCAGCAAGCGGTAGAGGAAGGTCGAATTAGTGCGATCGCTCATTTTATGGAATTTGGTCTACTGGAAAACCGTCCGTTTAATCCGAACATTTCTGTCACCCAAATTTTACAACAATTCAATGTTACTAGCCTTTCAGCTATTAGTATTGAGCAAATCAAGCAATTTATCGAGGTATCGTTATCAACACCAACACCTATTCCTACTCCCACACCGACACCGACACCGACCCCAACGCCAACACCTGAAAATACAACCTCTGATACTCCTGAAATTGTTTTCAATGAAAGCGAGGGGTCTACAGATGACGACACAACAACGGAGACACCCACAACTCCCAATCAGCAGCGACCTCCCATCGATCTCAATATTCCTGAGCGACCTACACTATCACCAACTCCCACACCAGCACCCACTGTTGCGCCTACACCGCAACCAACACCAGAACCCACTCCAGTTCCCACACCGGAACCGACAGTTGCACCGACACCGGAACCCACTCCAGTTCCCAGTCAAGAGTTTTTCAATCTCGACTATATTAAAACCACCTACGCTTCTGTACTCAAAATTGGTTTAAATGTTGAGGATCTTAGCACCGTTTCAGAACAGGACATTATCGACTTTCTCAATGAAAATGGGTTAGAACTGGAAATTAATCCGTCATTGTATGTAGATATCAAGATCTACACCCAAACTTACAGTCAACAACTGATTAGTTTCTATCAAGTTACCTCTGTTTCTGAACTTACCTTTGTACAAATCCTTAACTATATTAGTGGGGAAGGTTTAGACCAAGGGAATAGTCCTTCTTTGTTTATTGATTTTGATTTTGTCAAGAAGAATTACGCTAAAAAATTAGAAAAATTCTTTGAGAAAACCCTTGACAAAATCACCAAGAAGGAGATTTTAGAATACATCGACAAAGAAGGAATTAAGAACGGAGATAAACTCTCTGGTTGCTTAGACTTTGACTATATTCGGTTAACTTATAGTGCTGAATTAACCGCTAAATTTGGCATTAGTATCGAACTGATCACGAATCAGCAAATCTTCGAGTTTATCAACAGTGAAGAAGGCTCTAACGTAATTACAAATCCTGCACCTACCGTTGATATTAACTTTGTCAAGGTCGTTTATGCACAACAGATTGCCGCTTACTTCAATATTTCCATTGAGCAAGTCATTACTCTGTCCAATATTCAGATCCTCCTGTTTATTAATAACGTTCCCCCGGAACAAAGCATTGATACCTCTTGGACAGTTTCTTTAAATTATCTCGAAGCCGTTTATGGTACAGAATTAGTCGCTCAGTTAGGCGAAAATCCATCCATTGAGCAAATTCTTCAATTGATTGAAGAACAAGGGATTAAAAATGGACATACGGTTTCTCCGTTCATGAGTTTAGACTATGTGAAACAGTTGCATCTCGATAAAATTATTGAGAAATACAACATCACAGATGTAACCAAGATTGAAGATGAAGATGTCCTCGAAAGCATCAATGTAGATTACTCAATTGATGTTGAATACTGTCGCGTTAAATATGTAACTCAACTGGCGGCTTACTTCAAAGTCTCTGAGGCAGAAGTTGTTAACCTGACAGAGGAACAAATCAAGGTTTATATTCTTGGAATTGGGTTAGAACTGGGATTAGCTGGAAATGCGATTGACTTTAAGAAAGTCGAGAAATTACTGGAAAAAGAACTTAAAGATTTCTTTAAAGTCAAAGACGTTAAAGAGTTAACCGATGGACAAATTAAGGCGTTTCTATCGGGTGAAGGTAAAAAACTCGGACTGATTAAACAAATTAGTGAAGCCGTTGATGTCGAATACTATAAAGGAATTTATGGTGAAGCTCTAACGGCTCAATTTGGAGAAGATGTCACAGCAGAAGAGGTTGTTGAGTTCTTGTTTGGTGATGCGGCTCCCGTAATTGACATGAACTTCTGCTTAGAGCAATATGCAGATGAACTCACACAATATGCGGAAGTTTTAGGCAAAACGTTACAAGATTTAACGCCAGAGGATCTGAAACAATACTTCCTCAGTAATGAAGGGTTTGATGTTAATAAGAACCTCACTGCTTTTGATTTAGAAGCGTTCAGTACCCAATATTCATCACAGTTGATTACATTTTATAATGTGACTTCTGTTGCAGAACTAAATCAAACCCAAGTTTATCAGTTCATTACCCACGAAGCCTACAAATTTAATCTCGATATTTCTGAATTGATCTCAGAAGAGGGTCTGGCATTCTACAAGGAAGAATTCGCTGAAAAAATCGCTATTAAATATGGTGTTGAAGTCAGCGTTATTCAAGAACTAAATGCCAATGTACTACTCGATGTTGTCTTTGGCGGATGGTCTAATGATCTTGATGCTGACTACTTCCGGTTTAAATTTGAAGGAGATGTTCAGGCTGTATTTGGTGTAGCAACTATTGCTGAAGTTACGGATTTACAAATTCTCGAATACTTGCATCAACAGGAAACCGTTGATATTAAAACAATCAACTGGTTTGATACCGATGAATATGTCAAAAAATACGGTAAGGATCTCGAAGAAGCCCTAAAAGATTGCTACCCTGTTAAAGACATTAGTGAACTATCAAGTCAGCAAATTATTCAGTTTGCCTTTAGTGTTGATGCCAAAGCATTTAGTGTAGAAGGATTGATTGATTTAGAGTACGTTAGTAACTCCTTTGGAGCAGCTATTGTTGGAGGTGATCAAGTTACTGAAAAATGGGTGAGTCAATATATCAGCCTTGATGCTGGATATGTTGAGTTTCAACTCAGTAGTTTGATTGAAGCGGAAACCGTTACCTTAGAACAAATTAATACAGTTCTAGGAACTGAGGTTGCAAGTGTTGATTTGTTGAGTAAAAAACAACTAATCGACTTAATTAATAATAGTGAATTCCAGACTGCTTTAGGCGAAGGTGTTGAAGTCAAACTGTTCCAAGATACTCCGAATTTGGATTATATCAAGGAAACCTTTGCTCCCGCTTTAGCAGAAGTTTTAGGGGTGAATATTGCCTCAATTACGGGTGAAGAAACTAACGTTGTTACTAACGATGAAGTTCTAGCTTATTTCGTTGAAAATAAAGCCGCAGATATTGCTGCATTTGCGGGAGTTACTGAAGCGGAAGTTACAACAGAGTTAGCACAACAATGGTTACTTGAAGCTAATGTCATCTCATTAAATGATGATGGGACTCCCGATGACGGAACTACCACTGAAATTGACTTAGTTTATGGTCGTTATCAACTCGAACAGTTAGTTACGGACGAAACACTCACCCTCGATACTGTTAATGAATTCTTACCTACATCCATTGAGTCTTTAGACAATATTACGGATGAAGATCTCACGAATTTATTACTCAATGAAGAATTTCAAACCGCGTTAGGTGAGAATAGTATTGAGTTAGTTCAATCTAGCGGTTTAGATTTAGATTTTCTGGTTTCAGAATATCAAGATGAACTGTCAGCATACTACAGTTTACCTGTCAATACTGAATTTACCGAACAACAAATTAAGGATTATTTCAGTACCGAATATGCTGAAGAAATTGCAACCGAAGGTGTGACGGTTGAAGAATATATTCAGCAGTTTACGGTGACAGAAGTTCCCGCAACCGACCCAGAAACTGACTCGGCGGAAGACTTTGATCCAGAATATGTGAAATTCCAACTTCAAGATTTGTTGAATGATGATGTAATTACTCTGGACGATGTTAATGGTGTTCTGACTACTGATGTTCAGGCGTTAGATGCGTTAACGGATGATCAAGTTAAAGAGTTAATTCTCAACGAAGCCTTTAACACAGAACTGGGTGACGATAATGCTCTGAAACTGACACAAACAGAAACCGTTGATTTTAACTATATTCGTAGCGTTTACGCTGAAGAATTAGCCGAGGCTTATACTGTTTCTGTTGATGATGTTTTAGCCGGAGATGTTGTTGAACTCACGGACGAACAAATCCTCACCGCCTTTACAGAAAGTCTGTCAACTGTTGACGTGGGATACGTCAGTTATCAACTCGAACAATTGATTACTGATGCAACATTAAGTTTAGATCAAGTCAAACAATTCTTAGGAACTGAAGACGTAACTTTTGCAACGGTTGAAGACTTGACAAATTCTCAACTCATTGAGTTGGTTTACAGTTCAGAATTCAAGGCGTTGTTAAAAGCAGAAAATCAGAAGCTGGAACTGTCCCCTGTTGATTATGAACAGTATATTAAGGACAATTCCGAAGCCTTAGAAGCCGCCTATCCAGATGTTACTAATATCGAAGATTTAACTCTGGAACAAGTCAAACAGTTTATGTATGGCGAAGGTGTTAAACAGGGAATTGAGATTGACAAATATCTTGCCCTTGATTATCTCGAAAGTACCTACATCAGCGCCATTAATAGTGTTGAAATTAATGACCAGGTGGTGTTAGATTGGCTGAAAGATGACTACAATGAACTGGATGTCAACTATCTGCGTTATCAATTTGAACAGTTAAGCGTTGAACAACAAACACAGTTATTAACTGAACTGCAAATTGAGAAAGACGTGAATTCTCTCACGAATCAAGACATCATTTCTATTAGCTTTAGCAGCACTTACAAACAAGTGTTGAATATTGAAAGCATTCAACTGAAAGCTATTGATGTTGATGCTTATCGGGAAGAATACGCTGAACAGCTTGTTGATTATTACTTCCCAGATGATGATTCTGATGATGATTCTGATGATGATTCCGAAGATGATTCTGATGACGGGACTACCGATGACGGGACTACCGATGACGGAACTACCGATGATGACGGGACTACCGATGACGGGACTACCGATGACGGGACTACCGATGACGGAACTACCGATGATGACGGGACTACCGATGACGGGACTACCGATGATGGTACTACCGACGACGATGGTACTACCGATGACGATGGTACTACCGATGACGGGACTACCGATGACGGGACTACCGACGACGGGACTACCGACGACGATGGTACTACCGATGACGATGGTACTACCGATGACGGGACTACCGATGACGGGACTACCGACGACGATGGTACTACCGATGATGACGGGACTACCGATGACGGAACTACCGATGACGGAACCGGTACACCAACGGATGACCCGGAAGATGATGATGGTGGAAATGGCAACTTAGTTGACCAAATTAGTGACAAAGACATCATTAAGTTTGCTTTCAGTGAAGGAATCAAACAAGGAATTGATCCTCTGGAATTCATTGATAAAGAATACCTGAAAGCGACTTTTTCCGCCGAACTAGCAACCTATTATAACGTTGAGGTATCGGCTGTTGCTCAACTCGATGATTCCTTGGTAGCTGACTATGTTTTCGGTGGGATTTTGGGTGCAGAAATTGACTACAAATTCTATAGCCAAACCTACAAAGCCGAGTTAGAAACCACCTTCAGCAAATCTATTGAACAAGTGACAGAAACTGAAATCCTGCAACACGCTTTAGACGTGACAATTCCTCAAGGAAAAGCGATTGCGGCTGTTGATGTTGATGGATTTGTGAAAGAATACAAGGAAGAACTGTCTGATATTTTTGGACTCGAACCCAAAGATCTCAAAAAACTGGATAAAGGTTTCCTCAAAGACTTTGTTCTTGAACAAGCCAAAGATTACGATTTGGATGGCAAAAAATACACCAATCTTGACTACTATCGCAATCAAGATGGAGAAGAATTGTTAGACAACTACCGCGAGGAAAATGTCTACAATATTGATCCCCAGAAAGTCTTTGATTACACCGTTGAAAATCCTCAAGAAGTTCCCAGTACGGCTCCAACAATTGACTTAGTTTGGTATCAAGAACAATATGCTGATGATATTGCAGCAAATCAAGCTAAAATCGATACCAATAAAGACAACCAAATTAGCAACGATGAGTTGTCGGTCTATGCAACCGGAGAAGGTTTAATTAAAGGAAATAAACCCTCTGAATTGTTAGAAGACTTCGATCAATATGTTGCTGATCCTGAAGTACAAGAAGACCTCTTAAACTACTACAATATCGAGTCGGTTGATGCACTGACAAATCCTCAAATTATGACCTATATGGTGGGTAAAGGTTTGTCAGATGGTCACGAACCCTTCAGTGATGAATTCTTAACGAATAATCCTGAACTGGAGTTTGAAGCCTTCAAACAAGCTAATGCTCAAGCCTTAGTTCAATACACAGGAGTTGCGCTCGAACAAGTGACTTACTTGAATGTCTTCTCCTATCAGGCTAGTGTGGGTTTGTTTAACTCAACAACCAGTAACGATGGTTTAGCCTAATCTAATTTTAAATTACACCTCCTAACCTCCCCTGGCTCCCCCAGGGGGGCTTTTTTATTGCATTAAGTTTTGAAAAGATAACTCTAATTTATGATTAGAATATAATTATCTGATTCAATATTTGTCTTTAGTTTATCTACCTACGCTTACCCATGATTAGGAAAATCTATATTCGGCTTCCGGTAAGCCAAAAAATTATTATTCCGTTTTTGACTGTATTTGTGATGGTTTTAATTACAGGAATCATGATTATTGGTTTTTGGTTTACACAAAATTTAGAAACCAATATTAAAGAGGATATGAAAGCTGCTGTACCTTGGATTAAACGAGAATTTGGAGAACAAATTGAATTATTATTACTCGAAAATCGCAAACTTTCTAATTTAGAAGTATTACAATTAGGTGTGCAGAACTGGAATGATAAAACACTAATTCAGCAAATTATTCTTCTTAAAGAAGAATTAGATTTAGATTGGCTACAGATTGTTAATGAAAAAAGTCAAATTATAGTGGATTGGAGAGAAGAAGAATTCAAGAATATAAAAGTTAATCAAGAAAACCTAATCAAAAAAAGTTTAAGGGGATTATCCTTTACAGATTTATTGAATAGTCAAGATGAATCGAAGAGTTTAATTGTAGCAGTTTCTCCCATTCAATTCCAGAATCATGTACTGGGAGTTATTACCTTGGGTCAGTTAGTAACACCGGAATTACTAGAACAATTTAAAGAAGGAATTAAAGCCCATCTTGTTGCTTTTAATAATAAATCTCAAATTATTGCTTCTACGTTACCTGAAGTCACTCAAATTGCTTGGAATCCCCCTAAAGTAAATCAACCCTCAGAAAATATTAGGATTCAAAACCAAAGCTATTTAGCAGAAACGATTGTTTTAGGAGAAGTCAATCAAAATCCTTTAAAAATTACTTTATTATATCCTAAAACTTCATTAGAAGAAGGGAAAAAGCTGCTCTGGACAGAATTAATAGAATTATTAATTACTGGCGTTGTAATTGTGACAATAACAGGAATTTTAATTGCTCGCGCTATTACATATCCCTTACAAAGTTTTATCCATGTTACTGAACAATTATCGGCTCGAAACTTAACGGAAAGAGTTCCGATCAACAGTCATGATGAAATAGGAAAACTGGGAATGGCTTTTAATACAATGGCGCAACAGTTAGCAGAATATGAATCTTTGCGTCAAGAACAATTAGATCAGCTTTCACAAACGCTCTCGGAATTAAAGCAAACTCAATCTCATTTAATTCAAGCTGAGAAAATGTCTAGTTTAGGTCAGTTAGTCGCTGGAGTTGCTCATGAAATTAATAATCCGGTTAGTTTTATCTATGGAAATATAGAATATATTAAACAATATACTCAAGATTTATTACGATTAATCGAAATTTATCAAGCCTATTATCCAAATCCACCCCAGGAAATTATCACAATTTTTGAAGAAATTGATTTAGAATTTATTTATAAAGATTTACCCAAGTTAGTTAATTCTATCCAAACGGGTGCTGATCGCATTCGTAAAATTGTTTTATCTTTACGCAATTTCTCTCGTTTAGATGAAGCAGAAATAAAATCTGTTAATATTCATGAAGGCATCGAAAATAGTCTAATTATCTTAAATCATCGTTTAAATTCACAAATAGAAATTATTAAAAATTATAGCCATTTACCGGAAATAGAATGTTATGCTTCATCTTTAAATCAAGTGTTTATGGCAATTTTAACTAACGCTATTGATGCGATTGAAGAAGCTAAAACTCAAAAAAACATGAACCCTACAATTTTAATTTGTACAGAAATGCAAGATAACGATCATATTAGAATTAGAATTAAAGATAATGGGAAAGGGATTCCTTTAATGATTAAAGATCGAATTTTTGATCCCTTTTTTACCACAAAAGATATTGGGAAAGGAACGGGGTTAAGTTTAGCGATCGCCTATCAAATTATTCAACATCATCAAGGAGAAATTCAGGTTAATTCCTCAGAAAATGAAGGTACAGAATTTATTATTACTTTACCTATAAAATATCATCCCTCCCATGCTATATCTCCTCTGGACTTACCCAAATTAACTTCTTAAAGCATTAGTAATGCTTCTTAAATTCTACAGGGAATTCTTTCTTGAGCATTCTTGCTGTAGAGCTTTTTAAACTCCCCACAACCGCAGCAATTGAGTTTTTAGGATGGAAGTCTAACAAGATATGGATATGGTCAGACTCCCCATTAAACTCAATCAACTGACAATCCATTTTATTTGATACTTGCTCAACCATTTCTTTTAAACGGTTGAGCATTTCTGCGTTTAA
This sequence is a window from Planktothrix sp. FACHB-1365. Protein-coding genes within it:
- a CDS encoding ATP-binding protein — encoded protein: MIRKIYIRLPVSQKIIIPFLTVFVMVLITGIMIIGFWFTQNLETNIKEDMKAAVPWIKREFGEQIELLLLENRKLSNLEVLQLGVQNWNDKTLIQQIILLKEELDLDWLQIVNEKSQIIVDWREEEFKNIKVNQENLIKKSLRGLSFTDLLNSQDESKSLIVAVSPIQFQNHVLGVITLGQLVTPELLEQFKEGIKAHLVAFNNKSQIIASTLPEVTQIAWNPPKVNQPSENIRIQNQSYLAETIVLGEVNQNPLKITLLYPKTSLEEGKKLLWTELIELLITGVVIVTITGILIARAITYPLQSFIHVTEQLSARNLTERVPINSHDEIGKLGMAFNTMAQQLAEYESLRQEQLDQLSQTLSELKQTQSHLIQAEKMSSLGQLVAGVAHEINNPVSFIYGNIEYIKQYTQDLLRLIEIYQAYYPNPPQEIITIFEEIDLEFIYKDLPKLVNSIQTGADRIRKIVLSLRNFSRLDEAEIKSVNIHEGIENSLIILNHRLNSQIEIIKNYSHLPEIECYASSLNQVFMAILTNAIDAIEEAKTQKNMNPTILICTEMQDNDHIRIRIKDNGKGIPLMIKDRIFDPFFTTKDIGKGTGLSLAIAYQIIQHHQGEIQVNSSENEGTEFIITLPIKYHPSHAISPLDLPKLTS